The Macrococcoides canis genome has a window encoding:
- a CDS encoding DUF948 domain-containing protein, translated as MEWILPIAGLIAAIAFLILCVFIGITLMSVKKNLDHVAKTLDGVEGQIQGITRESTDLLHKTNRLAEDVQDKSQRLNSVVDAVKGIGDSVQNLNSSVNNVTSSITHNISQNEDKISQVVQWSNVAMEVADKWQMRKQRRDTVNFNDDIYRTPQNNFNETHTKGDHLDQDKINAGLK; from the coding sequence ATGGAATGGATTTTACCGATTGCAGGTTTAATCGCTGCGATTGCATTTTTAATTCTATGTGTATTCATCGGCATCACTTTAATGTCAGTGAAGAAGAATTTAGACCATGTTGCTAAAACTTTAGATGGTGTTGAAGGACAAATTCAAGGGATCACTCGTGAATCAACAGATTTACTTCACAAAACGAACCGTTTAGCAGAAGATGTTCAGGACAAATCTCAACGTTTAAATTCAGTAGTAGATGCAGTTAAAGGTATTGGTGATTCAGTACAGAACTTAAACAGTTCAGTTAATAATGTTACATCATCAATTACACATAACATCTCACAGAACGAAGACAAGATTTCTCAAGTTGTTCAATGGTCAAACGTTGCAATGGAAGTTGCTGATAAATGGCAAATGAGAAAGCAACGTCGTGATACTGTAAATTTCAATGATGATATTTACCGTACACCACAAAACAATTTCAATGAGACACATACTAAAGGTGATCATTTAGATCAGGACAAAATCAATGCAGGTTTAAAGTAA
- a CDS encoding bifunctional 3-deoxy-7-phosphoheptulonate synthase/chorismate mutase has protein sequence MNDLNTLREKIEALNIEILKLLSERGEIAKQIGQEKRKQGTAIYDPEREKEMINKLLDLNDGPFDDNVIKQLFKEIFKASTELQKSESEKHLLVSRKLKQEDTIVTFDNGGIIGAGTKSYVFGPCSVESAEQVEAVAKNLHEKGEKFIRGGAFKPRTSPYDFQGLGEEGLQMLREAGNKYDLNVVSEIVNPAHFELADQYVDIFQIGARNMQNFELLKEAGRTNKPVLLKRGLSATIEEFIYAAEYIYAQGNSKIILCERGIRTYEKATRNTLDISAVPILKQGTHLPVMVDVTHSTGRKDIMLPVARAALAVGADGVMAEVHPNPAVALSDAGQQMDFEEFENFYKALNEFKSKF, from the coding sequence ATGAACGATTTAAATACATTACGCGAAAAAATTGAAGCATTAAACATTGAAATATTGAAGCTGTTAAGTGAACGCGGTGAAATTGCAAAGCAGATTGGACAAGAAAAGCGTAAACAGGGCACTGCAATCTATGATCCTGAACGCGAAAAAGAAATGATCAACAAGTTGCTGGATCTAAACGATGGTCCATTTGACGACAATGTCATCAAGCAGCTATTTAAGGAGATATTTAAAGCTTCAACAGAATTACAGAAGTCTGAAAGCGAGAAACATCTGTTAGTCTCTCGTAAGTTAAAACAAGAAGATACTATTGTGACATTCGACAACGGCGGCATCATCGGTGCAGGCACTAAGTCATATGTATTCGGGCCATGTTCGGTGGAATCTGCAGAGCAAGTTGAAGCAGTCGCTAAAAATCTGCACGAAAAAGGCGAAAAGTTTATTCGTGGCGGCGCATTTAAGCCAAGAACGTCTCCGTACGATTTTCAAGGACTTGGAGAAGAAGGGTTACAAATGCTTCGTGAAGCAGGTAATAAATATGACTTGAACGTAGTCAGTGAAATTGTCAATCCAGCTCACTTTGAACTTGCAGACCAATATGTCGATATATTCCAGATCGGCGCACGAAATATGCAGAACTTCGAGCTGCTTAAAGAAGCAGGACGTACGAACAAACCCGTACTTCTTAAACGTGGACTGAGCGCAACAATCGAGGAGTTTATCTATGCAGCCGAATACATCTATGCACAAGGCAATTCTAAGATAATTCTATGTGAACGTGGCATCCGTACGTATGAAAAAGCAACAAGAAATACATTAGATATCTCTGCTGTACCAATATTAAAGCAAGGGACACATTTACCTGTAATGGTAGATGTTACACATTCAACAGGACGTAAGGATATTATGCTGCCAGTTGCACGTGCTGCACTCGCAGTTGGTGCTGACGGTGTGATGGCAGAAGTACATCCTAATCCTGCCGTTGCATTAAGCGATGCAGGTCAGCAGATGGATTTTGAAGAGTTTGAAAATTTCTATAAAGCGTTAAATGAATTTAAAAGTAAATTTTAA
- a CDS encoding formate--tetrahydrofolate ligase, translating into MTKYLSDLEIANQATIKPIAEIAEAAGIPADAVEQYGHYKAKIDTSKVTTDKQGKVVLVTAMSPTPAGEGKSTVTVGISDAFKALGKNVMVALREPSLGPVFGMKGGATGGGRAQVLPMEEINLHFNGDLHAITTANNALAAFIDNHIYQGNQLNIDPRRIEWKRVIDMNDRALRQVVIGLGGPFKGVPREDGFDITVASEIMAVFCLSNNMEDLKENLGKMTIGYTYDRKPVTVKELGVEGALALILKDALKPNLVQTIEGTPALIHGGPFANIAHGCNSIIATKTARKLADIVVTESGFGSDLGAEKFMDIKARKAGIQPDAIVVVATIRALKMHGGVAKTELGAENVEALKSGIQNLEKHIENLNQFGVEPVIALNNFVTDTDAEREFVINWAKERGVKLALTEVWEHGGEGGKDLANLVLEVLDKPQNFKPLYDLSLPVEEKIRTIVQKIYGADDVVFADKAKKQLKTIADNGWNEYPVCMAKTQYSFSDDPKKLGRPSGFEITIRELIPKTGAGFIVALTGDIMTMPGLPKEPAALRMDVDKDGNAVGLF; encoded by the coding sequence ATGACGAAATATTTATCAGATTTAGAAATTGCTAATCAGGCAACGATTAAACCGATTGCTGAAATCGCTGAAGCTGCAGGTATTCCTGCTGATGCGGTTGAGCAATATGGGCATTACAAAGCAAAGATCGACACTTCTAAAGTGACTACAGATAAGCAAGGTAAAGTAGTACTTGTCACTGCGATGAGTCCAACTCCAGCTGGAGAAGGTAAATCTACAGTGACTGTAGGTATTTCAGATGCATTTAAAGCGTTAGGTAAGAACGTTATGGTAGCGTTACGTGAGCCGAGTCTAGGTCCAGTATTTGGTATGAAAGGTGGAGCGACTGGTGGGGGTCGTGCACAAGTATTACCGATGGAAGAGATTAACCTGCACTTCAATGGAGATTTACATGCGATTACTACTGCAAATAATGCATTAGCTGCATTTATCGATAACCATATTTATCAAGGTAACCAGTTAAATATCGATCCACGCCGCATTGAATGGAAACGTGTCATCGATATGAATGACCGTGCATTACGTCAAGTGGTTATCGGTCTAGGTGGTCCATTCAAAGGGGTACCACGTGAAGATGGATTCGATATTACAGTAGCAAGTGAGATCATGGCTGTATTCTGTCTATCAAACAATATGGAAGATCTAAAAGAAAATCTCGGCAAAATGACAATCGGTTACACGTATGACCGCAAGCCAGTTACAGTTAAAGAATTAGGTGTAGAAGGTGCGTTAGCATTAATCCTTAAAGATGCCTTAAAACCTAACTTAGTACAAACAATCGAAGGTACACCAGCACTTATTCACGGTGGACCATTCGCGAACATCGCTCACGGATGTAACTCAATTATCGCAACGAAGACTGCGCGTAAATTAGCAGATATCGTTGTAACGGAATCTGGTTTCGGTTCAGATTTAGGTGCTGAGAAATTTATGGATATTAAAGCACGTAAAGCAGGCATCCAGCCTGATGCAATCGTTGTAGTTGCTACGATCCGTGCACTTAAGATGCATGGTGGTGTTGCGAAGACTGAGCTTGGAGCTGAAAACGTTGAAGCATTAAAATCTGGTATTCAGAACTTAGAGAAACATATCGAGAACTTAAATCAATTCGGTGTTGAGCCTGTTATCGCTTTAAATAACTTTGTTACTGATACAGATGCTGAACGTGAATTTGTAATCAACTGGGCTAAAGAACGTGGTGTGAAATTAGCATTAACTGAAGTATGGGAACATGGTGGAGAAGGTGGTAAAGATTTAGCGAACTTAGTATTAGAAGTATTAGATAAGCCACAAAACTTCAAACCATTATATGACCTTTCATTACCAGTTGAAGAGAAAATCCGTACAATCGTTCAAAAGATCTACGGTGCAGATGATGTTGTATTCGCTGATAAAGCGAAGAAACAATTAAAAACAATCGCTGATAATGGCTGGAATGAGTACCCAGTATGTATGGCGAAGACGCAATACTCGTTCTCAGATGATCCTAAGAAGCTTGGTCGTCCATCAGGATTTGAAATTACGATCCGTGAACTGATTCCTAAGACAGGTGCAGGGTTTATCGTTGCATTGACAGGAGATATTATGACGATGCCGGGTCTTCCGAAAGAACCAGCAGCGCTGCGTATGGATGTTGATAAAGATGGCAATGCAGTAGGATTATTCTAA
- a CDS encoding GNAT family N-acetyltransferase: protein MEHTKTYYKRTVETNGKSIIVEGPIDGDTLKKYTFDEGLVAFRVPKEQFIAIQEIADLEEGRIIICRDDDNIIGYTTYLYPDPLERWSDGNLPYLLELGAIEISERYRAMGLGKAMLELSMQDDAMEDYIIITTEYYWHWDLKNSGLDVFEYKKIMQKMMAAGGMEVFSTDDPEITSHPANCLMARIGKRITNEQIQAFDNIRFQNRFFL, encoded by the coding sequence ATGGAGCATACTAAAACTTACTATAAACGCACAGTTGAAACTAATGGAAAATCAATCATCGTTGAAGGACCTATAGACGGTGACACTTTAAAGAAATATACATTTGATGAGGGGCTTGTGGCATTCAGAGTTCCGAAAGAACAGTTTATCGCGATTCAGGAAATTGCAGATCTTGAGGAAGGACGTATCATTATTTGCCGAGATGATGACAATATAATCGGATATACAACTTATCTCTATCCAGACCCATTAGAACGCTGGAGCGATGGAAACTTACCTTATTTATTAGAGCTTGGCGCGATAGAAATTAGTGAACGGTATCGTGCAATGGGCCTTGGTAAGGCAATGCTTGAACTGTCTATGCAAGATGATGCGATGGAAGATTATATCATTATAACGACAGAATATTACTGGCACTGGGATCTTAAGAACAGTGGTCTCGATGTATTTGAATATAAGAAGATAATGCAGAAGATGATGGCTGCTGGAGGTATGGAAGTATTCTCAACAGATGATCCTGAAATTACAAGTCATCCGGCGAACTGTTTGATGGCTCGAATCGGCAAACGGATCACAAATGAACAGATACAGGCATTCGATAATATTAGATTCCAAAATCGTTTTTTCCTATAG
- a CDS encoding YtxH domain-containing protein — METYNRDLHTHTVKEYEVKKDTTARDFSLGLAAGLAVGSFIGLLVAPKSGKALQEELGEKVETIKSKSVETYNNQIKNAESLKEKAAAFKTDITKENQSDLELQKKAIKAEVNDDTLKQPDAVVDKELTPNKDEALLENKNTKDIADNLSPKNK; from the coding sequence ATGGAAACTTATAACAGAGATTTACATACACATACAGTTAAAGAATACGAAGTGAAAAAGGATACAACAGCACGTGATTTCTCTTTAGGTCTTGCAGCAGGACTTGCGGTAGGCTCATTTATCGGTTTACTCGTAGCTCCAAAGTCAGGTAAAGCACTTCAGGAAGAACTTGGCGAAAAAGTAGAAACAATAAAATCAAAATCTGTAGAAACTTATAATAATCAAATTAAAAATGCAGAAAGCTTAAAAGAGAAAGCAGCAGCATTTAAAACGGATATTACGAAAGAGAATCAAAGTGATCTGGAACTGCAGAAGAAAGCGATTAAAGCTGAAGTGAACGATGATACTTTGAAGCAGCCTGATGCAGTCGTGGATAAAGAATTAACGCCAAACAAAGATGAAGCATTGTTAGAAAACAAAAATACTAAAGACATTGCTGACAATTTATCCCCTAAAAACAAATAA
- the ccpA gene encoding catabolite control protein A: protein MTVTIYDVAREAKVSMATVSRVVNGNPNVKPATRDRVNEVIERLNYRPNAVARGLASKKTTTVGVIIPDISNMYYSELARGLEDIAKMYKYQTIISNSDNDAVKEQDIFNNLLSKQVDGIIFLGGTLSDKTAEMIRKSSVPVVLSGTLDLDESLPSVNIDYVNASKEITHKFIQSGAKRFAFVGGGYSEKAQIDVLSGMKSLLDEHAIELPESAQYIGTEQYLDGEKAYRAIKDTNPEVVLCISDEQAIGIVHAAQDDGKTVPDDLQVISFNNTRLVKMVRPKLSSVMQPLYDIGAVGMRLLTKYMNDEPIEDQKVVLPYRIEYRGTTK from the coding sequence ATGACCGTAACAATATATGACGTAGCGCGTGAAGCGAAAGTATCAATGGCCACTGTATCTCGTGTCGTAAATGGTAACCCAAATGTGAAACCTGCGACAAGAGATCGCGTAAATGAAGTGATTGAACGTCTGAACTATCGTCCGAATGCAGTCGCTCGTGGACTAGCAAGCAAGAAGACGACAACAGTTGGGGTAATCATTCCGGATATTTCTAATATGTATTATTCAGAACTTGCACGTGGATTAGAAGATATCGCGAAGATGTATAAATATCAGACGATTATCTCAAATTCTGATAACGATGCAGTCAAGGAACAGGATATCTTTAATAACTTACTATCAAAGCAAGTTGATGGCATTATCTTCTTAGGGGGTACACTCTCTGACAAGACAGCAGAGATGATCCGTAAATCCAGTGTACCAGTCGTACTATCTGGAACACTTGATCTAGATGAAAGCTTACCTTCAGTGAATATCGATTATGTGAATGCAAGTAAAGAAATTACACATAAATTTATACAATCAGGTGCGAAGCGATTTGCATTTGTAGGTGGAGGATATTCAGAAAAAGCACAGATCGATGTATTAAGTGGAATGAAATCTTTGCTGGACGAACATGCGATTGAATTGCCGGAATCAGCGCAGTATATTGGGACTGAACAATATTTAGATGGTGAGAAGGCATATAGAGCGATTAAAGATACGAACCCTGAAGTCGTGCTATGTATTAGCGATGAACAGGCGATTGGTATAGTGCATGCAGCGCAGGATGATGGAAAAACTGTTCCAGATGATCTGCAAGTTATCAGCTTTAACAATACGCGATTAGTGAAAATGGTACGACCGAAACTTTCAAGTGTCATGCAGCCATTATATGATATTGGTGCTGTAGGAATGCGTCTATTGACTAAATATATGAACGATGAGCCGATTGAAGATCAGAAAGTCGTTTTACCTTATAGAATTGAATATCGTGGAACGACGAAATAG
- the acsA gene encoding acetate--CoA ligase, producing MKTEIFEAVQGNHNLSNYEEVYNNFDWKEVEKNFSWHETGKVNMAYECIDKHVDNGKGDKVALYYKDANRQESYTFEEMQRNSNKAANVLVQEAGVKKGDRVFIFMPRSPELYFALLGVLKIGAIVGPLFEAFMEKAVRDRLENSEASVIITTKSLLGRIPKDELPHLQHIVVVDEDVEDGYIDFNAKFASASDEFEIEWLTLDDGLILHYTSGSTGQPKGVLHVQNAMIQHYISGYYVLDLKEDDIYWCTADPGWVTGTSYGIFAPWLNGVTNVIAGGRFSPEGWYKTIQEFKVTVWYSAPTAFRMLMGAGDEVINKFDLSSLRHILSVGEPLNPEVIKWGHNVFKLRIHDTWWMTETGAHMIVNYPAMDIKSGSMGKPLPGVIAAIVDNEGNELPPNRMGNLAMKAGWPSMMKEIWNNEAKYKSYFLPGDWYISGDSAYMDEDGYFWFQGRVDDVIMTAGERVGPFEVESKLVEHPAVQEAGVIGKPDPIRGEIIKAFIALREGYEATDELKEEIRVFVKEGLAAHAAPREIEFKDKLPKTRSGKIMRRVLKAWELDLPTGDLSTMED from the coding sequence ATGAAGACAGAAATCTTTGAAGCAGTACAAGGGAATCATAATCTATCTAACTATGAGGAAGTGTATAACAACTTTGACTGGAAGGAAGTTGAGAAGAACTTCTCATGGCATGAAACAGGAAAAGTTAATATGGCTTATGAATGTATTGATAAACATGTGGACAATGGCAAAGGGGACAAAGTCGCATTATATTACAAAGATGCAAATCGTCAAGAATCGTATACATTTGAAGAGATGCAGCGCAACTCAAATAAAGCTGCGAATGTACTCGTTCAGGAAGCGGGTGTCAAAAAAGGAGACCGTGTATTTATCTTTATGCCACGTTCTCCTGAACTTTACTTTGCCTTGTTAGGCGTGCTTAAAATTGGTGCAATCGTAGGACCGTTGTTCGAAGCATTTATGGAAAAAGCAGTGCGTGACCGTTTAGAGAATAGTGAAGCAAGTGTCATCATTACAACAAAAAGCTTACTTGGGCGTATACCTAAGGATGAACTGCCGCATTTACAACATATTGTTGTAGTAGACGAAGATGTAGAAGATGGATATATCGATTTCAATGCTAAGTTTGCGTCTGCGTCAGATGAATTTGAAATTGAATGGCTGACACTCGATGATGGCTTGATTCTTCATTATACGTCTGGTTCAACTGGACAGCCAAAAGGGGTGCTTCATGTACAAAATGCAATGATTCAGCACTATATTTCTGGATATTATGTATTAGACTTGAAAGAAGATGACATCTACTGGTGTACTGCAGATCCAGGATGGGTTACAGGAACAAGTTACGGTATATTTGCACCATGGTTAAACGGTGTGACTAATGTGATCGCAGGAGGAAGATTCTCGCCAGAAGGATGGTATAAGACGATACAGGAATTTAAAGTGACAGTGTGGTATTCTGCTCCGACAGCATTCCGCATGCTCATGGGTGCAGGGGATGAAGTGATTAATAAATTTGACCTGTCAAGCTTACGCCATATACTCTCTGTCGGTGAGCCGCTGAATCCGGAAGTGATTAAATGGGGTCACAATGTCTTTAAACTGCGTATTCATGATACGTGGTGGATGACTGAAACTGGAGCGCATATGATTGTGAACTATCCTGCGATGGATATTAAGTCTGGTTCGATGGGTAAACCATTACCTGGCGTTATTGCAGCAATCGTTGATAATGAAGGAAACGAACTTCCACCAAACCGTATGGGGAACTTAGCGATGAAAGCAGGATGGCCATCGATGATGAAAGAAATATGGAATAATGAAGCGAAGTATAAATCATATTTCTTACCAGGAGACTGGTATATTTCAGGTGACTCTGCATATATGGATGAAGATGGTTACTTCTGGTTCCAGGGACGTGTGGACGACGTCATTATGACAGCGGGAGAACGTGTCGGACCATTTGAAGTAGAATCTAAGCTAGTAGAACATCCTGCGGTACAAGAAGCGGGTGTTATCGGAAAGCCGGATCCAATTCGTGGGGAAATTATTAAAGCATTTATCGCACTGCGCGAAGGGTATGAAGCAACAGATGAACTAAAAGAAGAAATTCGCGTGTTTGTAAAAGAAGGGCTCGCAGCACATGCAGCACCGCGAGAAATCGAATTTAAAGATAAGCTGCCGAAGACACGTTCAGGTAAGATTATGAGACGTGTACTAAAAGCGTGGGAACTTGATTTACCGACAGGTGACTTAAGTACGATGGAAGATTAA
- the murC gene encoding UDP-N-acetylmuramate--L-alanine ligase, with the protein MTLYHFVGIKGSGMSALAQILFDMGETVQGSDIEKEFFTEKALRDKGITILPFNQENIKEGMTIIAGNAFNDDHEEIVRAHELELPVTRYHDFLGNFMEQYTSVAVTGSHGKTSTTGLLSHVMNGDKKTSYLIGDGTGMGMPGSEYFAFEACEYRRHFLSYSPDYAIITNIDFDHPDYFASMSDVFNAFQEMTKKVKKAIVACGDDENLRDIEADIPIYYYGFKEDNKVEAKNMKTTPQGTQFEVYIDDELLDTFVTPMYGDHQVLNALAVITICHLEGLDNAAVKHALSTFGGVKRRFSEKVQDEQILIDDYAHHPTEIKATLQSAHLKYPERKVIAVFQPHTFSRTSAFLDDFANSLKLADKVYLCDIFGSAREDSGELTIGDLQILIPGAELINESNVNLLKQYEDAVIIFMGAGDIQKIQAAYEKLK; encoded by the coding sequence ATGACTTTATATCATTTTGTTGGTATTAAAGGATCAGGCATGAGTGCATTAGCTCAAATATTATTTGATATGGGTGAAACTGTACAAGGATCGGATATCGAGAAAGAATTTTTCACGGAAAAAGCGTTAAGAGACAAAGGAATAACGATACTGCCTTTTAATCAAGAGAACATTAAAGAAGGTATGACGATTATTGCCGGTAATGCTTTTAATGATGATCATGAAGAAATTGTACGTGCACATGAACTTGAGCTTCCTGTGACGCGTTATCATGATTTTCTAGGGAACTTCATGGAGCAGTATACATCTGTAGCAGTTACAGGTTCTCACGGTAAGACATCGACAACTGGACTGTTATCGCATGTGATGAACGGTGACAAGAAGACTTCATACTTGATTGGTGATGGTACAGGGATGGGAATGCCTGGTAGTGAATATTTCGCATTTGAAGCTTGTGAATATCGCAGACATTTCTTAAGCTACTCACCGGATTACGCGATCATTACCAATATCGACTTTGATCATCCCGACTACTTTGCATCGATGAGCGATGTGTTCAATGCATTCCAGGAGATGACGAAGAAAGTTAAGAAAGCAATTGTTGCTTGTGGAGACGATGAGAATTTAAGAGATATCGAAGCAGATATCCCGATCTATTATTATGGCTTTAAAGAAGATAATAAAGTCGAAGCAAAGAATATGAAGACGACGCCTCAAGGAACGCAGTTTGAAGTGTATATCGATGATGAACTGCTTGATACGTTTGTTACTCCAATGTATGGTGATCACCAAGTACTGAATGCACTTGCTGTTATAACAATCTGTCACTTAGAAGGACTGGATAACGCAGCTGTAAAACATGCTTTAAGTACATTTGGCGGCGTTAAACGTCGTTTCAGCGAAAAGGTACAGGACGAACAGATTCTTATCGATGATTATGCACATCATCCAACTGAGATTAAAGCGACGCTACAGTCTGCACATCTGAAATATCCTGAACGTAAGGTTATCGCAGTATTCCAGCCGCATACGTTTTCACGTACGAGTGCATTTCTCGATGATTTCGCAAATAGTTTAAAGCTTGCAGATAAAGTGTATCTTTGTGATATCTTTGGTTCTGCCCGTGAAGATAGTGGGGAGCTGACAATCGGTGACTTGCAAATATTGATTCCAGGTGCTGAACTGATCAACGAATCAAACGTCAATTTGCTGAAACAGTATGAAGATGCAGTGATTATCTTTATGGGTGCGGGTGACATACAAAAAATTCAGGCAGCATATGAAAAATTAAAATAA
- a CDS encoding acetoin utilization protein AcuC, producing the protein MTKFVYSKNLLNYRFRDDHPFNQMRLLLTKSLLESLSLLHKEDIVAPRIATDEELMLIHQSEYIEAVKKAGRGELSSSDCSKFGLNSNDTPNFKDMHEMSALLVGATLTACDIVMNGIDHTACNFGGGLHHGFTGRASGFCIYNDSAVAIEYMKRKYNQRVLYIDTDAHHGDGVQFAFYSDNQVMTYSIHETGRYLFPGTGAITEKGEGDGYLYSMNIPVDAYTEDDSFLECFEESLRAACEFFKPDIILSQNGADAHYLDPLTHLSCTHKTYQRIPQIVHQLAQEYTDGKWIAVGGGGYNVFQVAPLAWAQVYNAMLGNNYLEGAIPSDWIALWQSKAQIKIPEMWNEDLEGYQVIPRRRDIEEKNRMMLARVVQHY; encoded by the coding sequence ATGACAAAATTCGTCTATTCAAAAAACTTACTGAACTACCGCTTTCGTGATGATCATCCTTTTAATCAGATGCGCTTGTTACTTACGAAATCATTGCTTGAAAGCCTATCGCTGCTGCACAAAGAAGATATTGTAGCTCCACGCATTGCAACTGATGAGGAACTGATGCTCATTCATCAGTCGGAATACATTGAAGCCGTGAAAAAAGCAGGACGAGGAGAACTGAGTTCCAGTGATTGCAGTAAATTTGGGCTTAACTCAAACGATACACCGAATTTTAAAGATATGCATGAAATGAGTGCACTGCTCGTTGGTGCGACACTTACTGCATGCGACATTGTTATGAATGGTATCGATCATACTGCATGTAATTTTGGAGGTGGACTGCATCACGGCTTCACAGGACGTGCTTCAGGATTTTGTATCTACAATGATTCAGCAGTCGCAATAGAATATATGAAACGTAAATATAATCAGCGTGTACTTTACATCGACACCGATGCACATCACGGTGATGGCGTACAGTTTGCCTTCTACAGCGATAATCAGGTGATGACCTATTCTATTCATGAAACTGGTCGATACTTATTCCCTGGAACTGGCGCAATTACTGAAAAAGGTGAAGGCGACGGTTACCTTTACAGCATGAATATTCCCGTTGATGCATATACTGAAGATGATTCATTTCTGGAATGTTTTGAAGAAAGTTTACGTGCGGCATGTGAATTCTTTAAACCGGATATTATATTAAGCCAGAATGGTGCGGATGCACATTATCTAGATCCACTGACACATCTGTCGTGTACGCATAAGACGTACCAGCGCATTCCACAAATTGTCCATCAATTAGCACAAGAATACACAGACGGAAAGTGGATTGCTGTCGGAGGCGGCGGATATAACGTCTTTCAAGTCGCACCGCTCGCCTGGGCACAAGTGTACAATGCGATGCTCGGTAACAACTATTTAGAAGGGGCAATACCGTCTGACTGGATTGCCCTGTGGCAAAGTAAAGCACAGATAAAGATTCCTGAAATGTGGAATGAAGATCTGGAAGGATATCAAGTCATACCAAGACGGCGCGATATCGAAGAAAAGAATAGAATGATGCTTGCGCGTGTCGTACAGCATTATTAG
- a CDS encoding CBS and ACT domain-containing protein, with product MLVERIMTSPCITFNAEGSIAEAIALMNDKHIRHLPIVDDAHHLQGIISDREIKEVLPSLLKQDEAIDYNVPISQIMHKNVITCHPLDFVADIAVDFYDASIASIPVVQNDKVVGIVTSKDMLNTFIELTGVTRPGTTIQISIPDEPGIMHEVTEVFHRHKISIESILVFRDKEKVGKKIVTLRMLAMNPNIAIFDLEKKGFSVLDPFESGL from the coding sequence ATGTTAGTAGAACGTATTATGACATCACCATGTATTACATTCAATGCTGAAGGTTCTATCGCAGAGGCCATCGCATTGATGAATGATAAGCACATTCGTCATTTACCGATTGTAGATGATGCGCACCATTTGCAAGGTATCATTTCAGACCGTGAAATAAAAGAAGTGTTACCCTCTCTATTAAAACAAGATGAAGCCATCGATTATAATGTTCCGATTTCACAGATTATGCACAAGAACGTAATAACATGCCACCCTCTAGATTTTGTAGCAGATATAGCGGTCGATTTTTATGATGCTTCTATCGCCAGCATACCTGTCGTACAAAATGACAAAGTTGTCGGCATAGTAACAAGTAAAGATATGCTTAATACGTTTATCGAACTTACCGGCGTGACACGTCCAGGTACGACAATTCAGATCAGTATTCCTGATGAACCAGGGATTATGCACGAAGTCACGGAAGTATTTCATAGACATAAGATCAGTATCGAAAGCATCCTCGTATTTCGGGATAAAGAAAAGGTCGGTAAGAAAATCGTTACGTTACGTATGCTGGCAATGAATCCGAATATTGCTATCTTTGATTTGGAGAAGAAAGGATTCTCAGTACTCGATCCTTTCGAAAGCGGCCTATGA